A genomic window from Dechloromonas sp. A34 includes:
- a CDS encoding DUF4115 domain-containing protein encodes MNPQALAPLDAPPPALAADGSAPPQNLEKPAPVANAPQMRFVFDKDSWLEVRNRDNKLVFSQRLAAGSEQILSGEGPLSLVIGYAPGVKLYWHGQPVDLVPHTRGDVARLVLE; translated from the coding sequence ATGAATCCGCAGGCTTTGGCCCCGCTCGATGCGCCGCCTCCCGCGCTTGCCGCGGACGGATCGGCGCCGCCGCAAAACCTGGAGAAGCCGGCACCGGTAGCCAATGCGCCGCAGATGCGATTTGTTTTCGACAAGGACTCGTGGCTGGAAGTGCGTAATCGCGACAACAAGCTGGTGTTCTCGCAGCGGCTTGCGGCGGGTAGCGAGCAGATACTGTCCGGCGAAGGTCCGCTTTCGCTGGTCATCGGCTATGCGCCGGGCGTCAAGTTGTACTGGCATGGACAGCCGGTCGACCTCGTTCCGCATACGCGTGGCGATGTCGCACGCCTGGTTCTGGAGTAA
- the rlmN gene encoding 23S rRNA (adenine(2503)-C(2))-methyltransferase RlmN, giving the protein MQNLLDLDAEGLTAWFAAQGEKPFRARQVLRWIHRSGVADFDAMTDIAKSLREKLKAKAVVLPPAVVSDKLSDDGTRKFLIDVGNGNAVETVFIPEDDRGTLCVSTQAGCALDCAFCSTGKQGFNRNLTVAEIIGQLWQANNALGAVHGDERVISNVVLMGMGEPLANFENSVAALKLMLDDNAYGLSRRRVTVSTSGLVPVMDRLGDECPVALAVSLHAPNDKLRDQLVPINQKYPLKELMAACRRYLEKAPRDFITFEYIMLDGINDSDAHARELLALVKSVHCKFNLIPFNPFPGSPFKRSPAERVRRFADILMTAGIITTTRKTRGDDIDAACGQLAGQVKDKTKRTAGRIIPLKEARP; this is encoded by the coding sequence ATGCAAAATCTTCTTGATCTCGATGCTGAAGGCCTGACCGCCTGGTTTGCCGCGCAGGGCGAAAAGCCTTTCCGCGCCCGGCAAGTTCTGCGCTGGATTCATCGTTCCGGTGTGGCGGATTTCGATGCCATGACCGATATTGCCAAGAGCCTTCGCGAGAAGCTCAAGGCGAAAGCCGTCGTCTTGCCGCCGGCGGTGGTCTCCGACAAGTTGTCGGATGACGGCACGCGCAAGTTTTTGATCGATGTCGGTAATGGCAATGCCGTGGAAACGGTGTTCATTCCCGAGGATGACCGAGGTACGCTCTGCGTGTCCACGCAAGCCGGCTGTGCCCTCGACTGTGCATTCTGTTCGACCGGCAAGCAGGGCTTTAACCGCAATCTGACGGTGGCCGAGATCATCGGCCAGCTTTGGCAGGCCAATAACGCGCTCGGTGCGGTGCATGGCGACGAACGGGTTATTTCCAATGTCGTGCTGATGGGCATGGGCGAACCGCTTGCCAATTTCGAAAATTCCGTCGCCGCGCTCAAGTTGATGCTCGACGACAACGCCTATGGTCTGTCGCGCCGCCGCGTCACGGTGTCTACCTCAGGTCTGGTGCCGGTCATGGACCGCTTAGGCGATGAGTGCCCGGTGGCCCTGGCGGTCTCGCTGCATGCGCCGAATGACAAGCTGCGCGACCAGCTGGTGCCGATCAACCAGAAATACCCCCTGAAAGAGCTGATGGCCGCCTGCCGGCGTTATCTGGAGAAGGCGCCGCGAGATTTCATTACCTTCGAGTACATCATGCTCGATGGCATCAACGACAGCGATGCCCACGCCCGTGAATTGCTGGCGTTGGTCAAATCGGTGCATTGCAAATTCAACCTGATTCCCTTCAACCCCTTCCCGGGGTCGCCATTCAAGCGTTCGCCAGCTGAACGGGTACGGCGCTTCGCCGATATCCTGATGACGGCAGGCATTATTACCACGACGCGCAAGACACGCGGCGATGATATCGATGCCGCCTGCGGCCAACTGGCCGGGCAGGTCAAGGATAAGACCAAGCGCACAGCTGGACGGATCATCCCCCTCAAGGAGGCAAGGCCGTGA
- a CDS encoding helix-turn-helix domain-containing protein, with protein sequence MSEQIGSDEIAVDEVSSTSLPSVGEQLAAARQARGLDVLDIAQALKLGPRQVEALENGDWQGLPGQTFVRGFVRNYARLVQIDPAPLMMQLDGVLEKPVSSLSVPETRPTSMPLTGGSASRRDRAVMLTGAGWYCLPPWFISFCPTTFRLGATIRRVCSTRWPARKCRLPRRQMPLRHRPTRYFRRARHRSRS encoded by the coding sequence ATGAGTGAGCAGATCGGTTCCGACGAGATTGCTGTCGACGAGGTCTCGTCTACTTCCCTGCCGTCGGTGGGCGAGCAACTTGCTGCGGCCCGCCAGGCGCGCGGGCTGGACGTTCTCGACATCGCCCAGGCGCTGAAGCTGGGTCCGCGCCAGGTTGAGGCACTGGAAAATGGGGATTGGCAGGGATTGCCGGGACAGACGTTCGTCCGTGGTTTTGTCCGCAATTACGCCCGGTTGGTCCAGATCGATCCGGCACCGTTGATGATGCAACTCGACGGCGTCCTCGAAAAGCCGGTCAGCAGCTTGTCCGTTCCCGAAACGCGCCCGACGTCGATGCCGCTGACCGGGGGTTCTGCGTCGCGGCGGGACCGTGCGGTGATGCTGACGGGGGCGGGCTGGTACTGCTTGCCGCCCTGGTTTATTTCCTTTTGCCCAACGACCTTTCGGCTTGGCGCGACAATACGCAGAGTCTGCTCGACTCGCTGGCCCGCAAGGAAGTGCCGGCTACCCCGCCGGCAGATGCCGTTGCGCCATCGGCCGACCCGGTATTTCCGCCGGGCGCGACACCGCAGCAGGTCATGA
- the pilW gene encoding type IV pilus biogenesis/stability protein PilW: MKSLSLKSRIAGVCLSVLCVFSAYAQTQYNFEQTPNGRNLAASDPRNRARIHTELGAMYYQGGNMSVALDELRVALAADSGYHQAYSIRGLVYAALKENGKAEDDFRRALSIAPNDPEVNNNYGWYLCETGKERQSIAYFLNALKSPLYETPDRAYTNAGTCALKAGDLEGAQGYLLQAVQLSRDGAQTARFQLAKIFYKRGILEESRIYLNEALKMMEPPTAEALWLGVRLERKLGNRGGEGGYASQLRSRYPTSPEYQEFLKGNFE; the protein is encoded by the coding sequence GTGAAGAGTCTTTCGCTGAAAAGCCGGATTGCCGGCGTGTGTCTGAGTGTGCTTTGTGTTTTTTCAGCCTACGCCCAGACTCAGTACAACTTTGAGCAGACGCCGAACGGGCGCAATCTGGCGGCCAGCGATCCGCGCAACCGCGCCCGGATTCATACGGAACTGGGGGCCATGTACTACCAGGGTGGCAATATGTCGGTCGCACTCGACGAACTACGTGTCGCGCTCGCAGCTGACTCGGGGTATCACCAGGCCTACAGCATTCGCGGTCTGGTCTACGCTGCGCTCAAGGAAAACGGCAAGGCCGAGGACGATTTTCGGCGTGCTTTGAGTATTGCGCCGAACGACCCGGAAGTGAATAACAACTATGGCTGGTACCTTTGCGAAACCGGCAAGGAGCGCCAGTCCATTGCCTATTTCCTAAATGCGCTGAAGAGCCCGTTGTACGAGACCCCGGATCGCGCCTATACCAATGCCGGTACCTGTGCATTAAAGGCGGGTGATCTGGAAGGAGCTCAAGGCTATCTGCTTCAGGCCGTACAACTCTCGCGTGACGGCGCGCAGACCGCGCGTTTCCAGCTGGCCAAGATTTTTTACAAGCGCGGCATCCTCGAAGAGTCGAGGATCTACCTCAATGAAGCGCTCAAAATGATGGAGCCGCCGACGGCCGAAGCCCTCTGGCTGGGCGTCCGGCTCGAGCGCAAATTGGGCAATCGGGGAGGTGAGGGAGGCTACGCGTCGCAATTGCGCAGCCGCTACCCGACGTCCCCCGAATATCAGGAATTCCTCAAGGGTAATTTTGAATGA
- the ispG gene encoding flavodoxin-dependent (E)-4-hydroxy-3-methylbut-2-enyl-diphosphate synthase: MSALARRLTRATRIGHVAIGGTASVVVQSMTNTDTADYLATALQCAELARAGSELVRITVNSPEAAAAVPKIREHLDRMNCNVPLIGDFHYNGHRLLTDHPACAEALAKYRINPGNVGFGKKKDEQFAQMVELACKYDKPVRIGVNWGSLDQDLMARIMDENSKRAEPLDATAIMRHAMVTSALESAAKAEEVGLAGEKIILSCKVSSVQDLIAIYRELSRRADYALHLGLTEAGMGSKGIVASTAALSVLLQEGIGDTIRVSLTPEPGGSRSQEVIVAQEILQTMGLRAFTPMVAACPGCGRTTSTLFQELAGDVQDFVRAKMPEWKLQYDGAENMTLAVMGCIVNGPGESKHANIGISLPGTGEAPSAPVYEDGVKTVTLKGEHISAEFKDIIERYVQRTYKKKLQA; encoded by the coding sequence ATGAGTGCGCTTGCCCGGCGCCTGACGCGCGCCACCCGAATCGGCCATGTCGCGATCGGCGGCACCGCCTCGGTGGTCGTTCAGTCGATGACCAATACCGATACCGCCGACTACCTGGCGACTGCCCTGCAGTGTGCCGAACTGGCGCGCGCCGGCTCGGAACTGGTGCGCATTACGGTCAACTCGCCGGAAGCTGCCGCCGCCGTGCCGAAGATCCGTGAGCATCTCGACCGGATGAACTGCAACGTGCCGCTGATCGGCGATTTTCACTACAACGGCCATCGTCTGCTGACCGACCATCCGGCCTGCGCTGAGGCGCTGGCCAAGTACCGGATCAATCCGGGCAACGTCGGCTTCGGCAAGAAAAAGGATGAGCAGTTCGCGCAGATGGTCGAACTGGCCTGCAAGTACGACAAACCCGTACGCATCGGCGTCAACTGGGGGAGCCTCGACCAGGACCTGATGGCCCGCATCATGGACGAGAACAGCAAGCGTGCCGAGCCGCTCGACGCCACCGCGATCATGCGCCACGCGATGGTCACCTCGGCGCTCGAGTCAGCCGCCAAGGCCGAGGAAGTCGGTCTGGCCGGCGAGAAGATCATCCTCTCCTGCAAGGTTTCCAGTGTGCAGGACCTGATCGCCATCTACCGCGAACTCTCCAGGCGGGCCGACTATGCGCTGCATCTTGGCCTGACCGAGGCCGGCATGGGTTCGAAGGGTATCGTCGCCTCTACCGCCGCGCTCTCCGTGCTGCTCCAGGAAGGCATCGGCGACACCATCCGCGTTTCGCTGACCCCCGAGCCCGGCGGTTCGCGCAGCCAGGAAGTGATCGTCGCCCAGGAAATCCTGCAGACCATGGGGCTGCGCGCCTTCACGCCGATGGTTGCGGCCTGCCCGGGCTGCGGCCGCACGACCAGTACCTTGTTCCAGGAACTGGCCGGCGATGTCCAGGATTTCGTCCGCGCCAAAATGCCGGAATGGAAACTGCAATATGATGGTGCCGAGAACATGACGCTGGCCGTCATGGGCTGTATCGTCAACGGCCCCGGCGAGTCGAAGCATGCCAACATCGGCATTTCGCTGCCCGGCACCGGCGAGGCGCCGTCGGCCCCGGTTTACGAGGACGGGGTGAAGACCGTCACGCTCAAGGGCGAACATATCAGCGCCGAATTCAAGGACATCATCGAGC
- the ndk gene encoding nucleoside-diphosphate kinase yields MAIERTLSIIKPDAVAKNVIGKIYSRFETNGLKIVASKMAWLSPQEAGQFYGVHKERPFFKDLVSFMISGPVMIQVLEGENAIAKNRELMGATDPKKADAGTIRADFAESIDANAVHGSDAPETAAVEIGFFFPGMNVYAGR; encoded by the coding sequence ATGGCTATCGAACGCACCCTCTCCATCATCAAACCCGACGCAGTCGCCAAGAACGTCATTGGCAAGATCTATTCCCGTTTCGAAACCAACGGTCTGAAGATCGTCGCTTCCAAGATGGCCTGGCTGTCCCCGCAAGAAGCCGGTCAGTTCTACGGTGTGCACAAAGAACGTCCCTTCTTCAAGGATCTGGTTTCCTTCATGATTTCCGGCCCGGTGATGATCCAGGTGCTGGAAGGCGAAAACGCCATCGCCAAGAACCGCGAACTGATGGGCGCCACCGATCCGAAGAAGGCTGACGCCGGCACCATCCGCGCCGACTTCGCCGAATCCATCGACGCCAACGCCGTGCACGGTTCCGATGCGCCGGAAACCGCCGCCGTCGAAATCGGCTTCTTCTTCCCGGGCATGAACGTTTACGCCGGTCGTTGA